Below is a window of Herminiimonas arsenicoxydans DNA.
TGTACCGCGTGTTCCAGATAAAAGGCCGAATCGGCAGGCACGCAATCGTAATTCAGCACGGCATCGACCTGATGCGAAGACAGTTCGTGGATTTCAGCACCGGTCTTGTCTATCATCATCGGTGTTTCGGTGATGAAAATCAGCTTGTCGGCGCGCAGCGCCTTGGCCGCCGATACCGCCACGTCCTCCATCGTCAGATTGAAGACTTCGCCCGTCGGTGAAAAGCCCAGAGGCGACAGCAGCACCAGGCCGCCGGCCGCCAGAATAGGGTGGATGGCTTCATAAGCAATCTTGCGTGTCACGCCGGTCAATTCCAGATCGACGCCATCGACAATGCCGAGCGGGCGTGCAGTGACGAAATTGCCGGAAATGATGCGGATCGCCGCATGCGCCATCGGTGTGTTCGGCAAGCCCTGGCTGAATGCGGCTTCGATATCGAGGCGCAGTTCGCCGGCGGCTTCCTTCGCGCATTCCAGCGCAGCCACATCGGTAATGCGCAAACCGTTATGAAAACGGGCTTGCACATTTCGCAACGCCAGCTGTTCTTCGACTTGCGGACGCGAGCCGTAGACAATCACGACCTTGATGCCGAGCGCGTGCAACAGCGACAAATCCTGCGCCAGCACCGGCAGTGCGCCGGCGATGACCAGTTCACCGGGAAAGGCGACGACAAAAGTCTTGCCGCGGAAGGCGTGAATGTAAGGCGCGACCGAGCGCAGCCACTGAACGAATTGTTCTGGATTTTCCATGAGGCACATTATAACCATAGCAACGGAGATCGATTGCGCGATTCAGGGGCGAAATACGACACTGCTCTGTATAATTCCACTCTACATGTCTGCTCCAGAATCCACCCCCAAAACTACCTCAGCCACCAGTAGCCGTCCTGCACGCAAGACGCCGACTGCCGCTGTGTCGCCACCACTGCGCAATCCGCTACCGGTCATTACCTTTCCTGAAGAGTTGCCGGTTTCCGGCAAGCGCGACGATATCGCGCGCGCTATTCAGGCTCATCAGGTCGTCATCGTCAGCGGCGAAACCGGCTCCGGCAAAACCACGCAGCTGCCGAAAATCTGCCTGGAACTCGGTCGCGGCCTGAGCGGCCTGATCGGTCATACGCAACCGCGCCGGATTGCGGCCTCATCGACGGCCAAAAGGATCGCACAGGAAATCGGCTCGCCGCTGGGCGAACACGTCGGTTTCAAGGTGCGTTTCAACGACACGCTGACCAAGGGCGCGTGGATCAAGCTGATGACGGACGGCATTCTGCTGGCGGAAACGCAGACCGATCCTTTGTTGCGCCAGTACGACACCATCATCATCGATGAAGCGCATGAGCGCAGCCTGAACATCGACTTCCTGCTCGGTTACCTGAAGCAGTTGCTGCCGAAGCGCCCCGATCTGAAAGTCATCATCACCTCGGCGACCATCGACGCCGATCGCTTCGCGCGTCACTTTGGCAGCAATGGAAAACTGGCTCCGGTGATAGAAGTGTCCGGCCGCATGTACCCGGTCGAAGTACGCTATCGCCCGGTCGAGGCTTTTGACAAGAATGCGGCGAATCCCAATCCGAATGCGACCTCCGATGCCGGTCAGGCGCGACGTTCGGCGCTGGCGGCCAGAGAGCGCGGTCAGCGCGACCTGATGGATGCCGTCGTCGATGCCGTCGATGAACTGGCGCGCATCGGTTCCGGCGATGTACTGGTCTTCCTGCCGGGCGAGCGCGAGATTCGCGATGCCGCCGAAGCGCTGCGCAAGCATCATCCGCCGCATGTGGAAATTTTGCCGTTGTTCGCGCGTCTTTCTGCACAGGAGCAGGAACGCGTATTCAAGATCTCGAATGCGCGCCGTATCGTGCTCGCCACCAACGTCGCGGAAACCTCGCTGACCGTGCCCGGCATACGTTACGTCGTCGATGCCGGTCTGGCGCGCGTCAAGCGCTACAGCTATCGCAACAAGGTCGAGCAGTTGCAGATCGAGCCGATTGCGCAATCGGCGGCGAACCAGCGCGCCGGCCGTTGCGGCCGTGTCGCCGCCGGCGTCTGTATCCGTCTGTACGACGAGCAGGATTATCTGCTGCGGCCGAAATTCACCGAGCCGGAAATTCTGCGTTCGTCACTGGCGTCGGTCATTTTGCGGATGAAATCTCTTCATCTCGCCGATGTGGAAACCTTTCCCTTCATCGAGCCGCCGCTGGGCCGTGCGATTGCCGACGGTTATCAATTGCTGCAGGAGCTGGGTGCCGTCGATGATGAAAATCGCCTCACCAAACTTGGCCGCGAACTGGCGCGCCTGCCGCTGGATCCGCGCGTGGGCCGGATGATTCTCGCCGCAAAAGACAATGTCTGCCTGATGGAAGTCTTGATCATCGCCGCAGCCTTGTCGGTACAGGATCCGCGCGATAGGCCGATGGAAGCGCAGGCGGCCGCCGACAACGCGCACAAGAAATTCGTCGATGAAAAATCGGAATTCCAGAGTTATCTGAAAATCTGGAAATGGTTCGAAGACGCGATCGCGCACAAGAAATCGAATCGTCTGTTGCAGGAAGAATGCCGCACCAGCTTCCTGTCGCAACTGCGCCTGCGTGAATGGCGCGATGTGCATTCTCAATTGCTGACCATCGTGCGCGAGCAGGGCTGGCGCTTGAATGAAGCGCCCGCAACCTACGAGCAATTGCATACTGCGCTGCTGACCGGCCTGCTCGGTAATATTGGCTTCAAGTCGGAAGAAGAGCAACACTACATCGGCGCGCGCGCCATCAAGTTCCATATCTGGCCGGGTTCATCGCTGATCAAGAAGGCCGGCAAATGGATCATGGCCGCCGAGCTGGTCGATACCACCCGTCTTTATGCGCGTTGCATTGCGCAGATTCAGCCGGAATGGCTGGAACGCGTCGCCGGTCACTTGCTGAAAAAATCGTATGGTGAGCCGCGCTGGGAAAAGCGCACCGCCCAAGTGTCCGCCTATGAGCGCGCGACCTTGTACGGGCTGGTGGTCTACAGCCAGCGCCGCATTCAATACGGCTTGATCAATCCGGCCGATGCGCGCGAAATATTCATACGTGACGCCCTGGTCGGTGGCGACTTCGACACGCGTGCGCCGTTTTTTGCGCACAACAACAAGCTGATACGCGAGATCGAGAATCTCGAACACAAGTCGCGTCGCCTGGATGTATTGGTTGACGACGAATTGATTGCCGCGTTTTACGACAAGATCATCCCGGCCGATATCCACAACGGCATCAGCTTCGAAAAGTGGCACAAGGAAGCGACCGCCAAAGAACCCAAGCTGCTGTATCTGAATCGTGATGATTTGATGCGGCATGAGGCGGCTGGCGTGACGACCGAGCTGTTCCCTAAGATGATGAATGTCGCCGGTGTCGAGATGCTGTTGTCGTATCACTTCGAACCCGGTACGCCGCGCGATGGCGTGACGCTGACTGTGCCTCTATATGCATTGAATCAGGTTTCCGCCGATCGGTGCGAGTGGCTGGTTCCTGGGATGCTGAAGGAAAAAGTCCATCTGCTGATCAAGTCCTTGCCGCAAAAATTGCGCCGCCATTGCGTGCCACTGCCTGATTACGCAGCCGGTTTTTGCGACCGTGCGCAGACTGCACATGCTTTCGGCAAAGGCAGCTTGCTGGATGCAGTGATAGCCGATGTGCGTGAACAAACCGGCATCGCTACCAAGACGACAGACTACAAGCTGGAGACCTTGTCCTCGCATCAGTTCATGAACTTCAAGATCATTGATGAACATGGCCGCCAGCTGGAGATGGGGCGCAATCTGGGCACCTTGCGTTCGGAATTTGGCGGGCAGGCGAGGGAAAGTTTCCAGCGTATTGCGGAACAGACGGCGATGCCGCTGGCAGCAGGTTTGCTGGGCCAGTCGACTGGCGTTGGTAAAGCCAGCGCTATCGCAGTCAAGGCACAAGCGTCGACTCCAGCCGCTGCAACGCAGTCAGGTAAAGCTACTCAGGTCGCGGGCAAAGCCGCCAGTGCGACCACACATCAAAACCTGACTAGCTGGACCTTTGGCGAATTGCCGGAGCTGCTGGAAATCCAGCAGGGCAGGCAAACGCTGATCGGTTTTCCGGCACTGGTCGACAAGAGCACACATTGCGATCTGGAAGTCTTTGACGATCCGGCGGAAGCTGCGCGCGTGCATCGTATAGGCTTGCGTCGCCTGCTGGCGTTGCAGTTGAAAGAACAGCTCAAGTATCTGGAAAAGAACATACCCGGCCTGCAGCAGATGGGCATGCAGTTCATGGCGCTCGGTTCGCAGGAAGAGTTGCGCGAACAGATCATCAACGCCGGACTGGAGCGCGCCTGCCTGCTGGAACCGTTGCCGAAGAATGCAGAGGAATTCAATGCGCGCAAGGATGAAGGGAAATCGCGTCTCGGTTTGCTGGTCAACGAAATCGCACGCCTGCTCGGCCTGATCCTAAGCGAATATCATGGCTTGCCGAAGAAGCTGCAAACCGTGAAGGCACATGCACAAGCCGTCACTGACATTCAGTCGCAGCTGCAAGGCTTGGTCAGCAAACGCTTCCTTGCCGAAACCGGCTACAGCAATCTCACGCATTTCCCGCGTTATCTGAAGGCGATCAACGTGCGTATCGATAAATTGCGCGCCGACCCTGCGCGCGATGCACGTGCAATGAGCGAATGGCAGCAGGTTGCCGCACCGTGGCAACGTGCGCTGAAGGAGCGTCATGGCGATCCGAAGATGACAGAGTTCCGCTGGCTGCTGGAAGAATTGCGCGTGTCGCTGTATGCACAGGAATTGCGTACGCCCATGCCGGTTTCCGCCAAACGGCTGCAAAAGGTATGGGAAACCATGCAGCGCTGACACCTTATCCTTGCTGCAAATCATGGAATGGCCATCTATTTCGCGTAAAATTGCGCGAACTCCACAATAACCATCCTTATCACCGAAAAAATGACGATTAAATCTGACAAATGGATACGCCGCATGGCGCAGGAAACCGGCATGATCGAACCGTTCGAGCCCGGACAGGTGCGTCAGTCTAACGGCCAGAAGATAGTCTCTTACGGTACCTCGTCCTACGGCTACGATATTCGCTGTGCCGATGAATTCAAGATATTCACCAACATCAACAGCACCATCGTCGATCCGAAAAACTTCGATGAAAATTCCTTCGTCGATGTCAAAAGCGACGTCTGCATCATCCCGCCGAACTCGTTTGCCTTGGCCCGGACCATCGAATACTTTCGCATTCCGCGCAATGTGCTGACGATCTGCCTTGGCAAATCGACGTATGCACGCTGCGGCATCATCGTCAACGTCACGCCATTCGAGCCTGAATGGGAAGGTTATGTGACGCTGGAGTTTTCCAACACGACACCGCTGCCTGCAAAGATTTATGCCGGCGAGGGCTGCGCGCAGGTGCTGTTCTTTGAAAGCGATGAAGTGTGCGAAGTGTCGTACAAGGATAGGGGCGGTAAATATCAGGGACAGCATGGGGTGACCTTGCCGAAGGCCTGATGAGGGTTGATACGATAAGGCGGCATGCGTTTGCCGATGGTCGGCAATCAAGCCTGGAAAACCTTGATTGATTTTTCATGCCGTCGCCCTTCAGACAGGAAGGCAGTTACTCTCTGTGTTCCAGGACACGCTCTATACGCTTGTCCGGTACCAGCCACATGATAGCCACGAGTACGTACAGGGATATCGACAACCACTCCAGCCAGAATGCAGCCGGAATCGCCATGGCGTAAAGGACGGGCGAGAGCTTGCCTTTCCAGTCCTTGCCGACGGCGCGTTTCAACAGCGATTGCGGCCCTTGTGACGCGATAATCAGGCGTTCGAGTATCCAATAGGCAAGGGCGGACATCAGCAAGACCACGCCGTAAATCGCAGATGGCATCGGGCCGAAATGATTTTCACCCATCCAGCCTGTGACGAAGGGAATCAGGGATAGCCAGAACAACAGATGCAGGTTGGCCCACAGCATGGCGCCCGTGACCTTTTCGCAGGTGTGCAGCATGTGATGGTGGTTGTTCCAGTAGATGCCGAGATAGGCAAAGCTGAGAACATAGCTGAGGAATACCGGGATCAGCGATTTCAGCGCATCCAGGCTTTCACCGTGCGGGATTTTCAATTCCAGCACCATGATGGTGATAAGGATGGCAATCACGCCATCGCTGAATGCTTCGACCCGATTTTTCCCCATCATGCCCCCGTCTGACTAACAGCACTCTCTTTTGCAGAAGGACCGGGACAGCCGTGGAAAATGTGCAGCGCGGATGAGTGCCTGCCGGGAACGCTCATCCCCGGGAAGTGGATGCATCCAGCGATGCCTAGCGCAAGGCTTCTATCAATTTATCCAGTTTCACCGCATCCACGCAAAATGCGCGTATTCCTTCTGCCAGTTTTTCCGTCGCCATTGCATCGTCATTCAGCATGCTGCGGAAAGTCTTTTCATCCAGCGTCAGTTTTTCCAGATCAGAATTTTTTGCTGCCTCGGGGCTGAGCTTGCGTGTCAATGTCGCATCCGACTCGGCCAGTTTCTGCAATAACTCCGGACTGATGGTCAGCAGATCGCAGCCGGCCAGTTCGATGATTTGCGAGGTGTTGCGGAAACTGGCACCCATCACTTCGGTCTGGTAGCCGAACTTGCGATAGTAAGTGTAGATGCGCTTGACCGATTGCACGCCCGGATCGTCGGCGCCGGTGTAATCGGTGCCGGTGGATTTTTTGTACCAGTCGTAGATGCGGCCCACGAACGGCGAGATCAGTTGCACTTTGGCGTCGGCGCAGGCGATCGCTTGCGGCAGCGAGAACAGCAGTGTCAGGTTGCAGTGTATGCCTTCCTTCTCCAGCACTTCAGCCGCACGTATGCCTTCCCATGTCGAAGCGATCTTGATCAATACGCGTTCGCGCGAAATGCCTGCTGCTTCATACAGACGGATCAATTCGCGGCCCTTGGCGATCGAGCCTGCGGTATCGAAGGACAGGCGCGCGTCGGTTTCTGTCGAGACGCGGCCCGGAATGATCTTGAGAATTTCAGTGCCGAAGGCGACCAGCAGGTGGTCGACGATTTGCGCTGTACTTTTGCCGGCGTGTTCGCGCGCGATTTTTTCCATGATCGGGCGGTATTCATCCTTTTGCACGGCTTTCAGGATCAATGAA
It encodes the following:
- the argA gene encoding amino-acid N-acetyltransferase (N-acetylglutamate synthase) (AGS) (NAGS) (Evidence 2a : Function of homologous gene experimentally demonstrated in an other organism; PubMedId : 14660376; Product type e : enzyme): MENPEQFVQWLRSVAPYIHAFRGKTFVVAFPGELVIAGALPVLAQDLSLLHALGIKVVIVYGSRPQVEEQLALRNVQARFHNGLRITDVAALECAKEAAGELRLDIEAAFSQGLPNTPMAHAAIRIISGNFVTARPLGIVDGVDLELTGVTRKIAYEAIHPILAAGGLVLLSPLGFSPTGEVFNLTMEDVAVSAAKALRADKLIFITETPMMIDKTGAEIHELSSHQVDAVLNYDCVPADSAFYLEHAVQACNGGVPRAHIIPFATDGSALLELFTHDGVGTMVSFENLESLRDATIEDVGGILKLIEPLEADGTLVKRGRELIEREINYFSVIEHDGVIFGCAALYPFPAEKMAEMACLIVNPEVQTQGDGERLLKHMENRARAAGLKKLFVLTTRTAHWFLKRGFVPATVDDLPKNRQQMYNWQRKSLVFTKNL
- the hrpA gene encoding ATP-dependent helicase (Evidence 2a : Function of homologous gene experimentally demonstrated in an other organism; PubMedId : 7899078; Product type e : enzyme); translated protein: MSAPESTPKTTSATSSRPARKTPTAAVSPPLRNPLPVITFPEELPVSGKRDDIARAIQAHQVVIVSGETGSGKTTQLPKICLELGRGLSGLIGHTQPRRIAASSTAKRIAQEIGSPLGEHVGFKVRFNDTLTKGAWIKLMTDGILLAETQTDPLLRQYDTIIIDEAHERSLNIDFLLGYLKQLLPKRPDLKVIITSATIDADRFARHFGSNGKLAPVIEVSGRMYPVEVRYRPVEAFDKNAANPNPNATSDAGQARRSALAARERGQRDLMDAVVDAVDELARIGSGDVLVFLPGEREIRDAAEALRKHHPPHVEILPLFARLSAQEQERVFKISNARRIVLATNVAETSLTVPGIRYVVDAGLARVKRYSYRNKVEQLQIEPIAQSAANQRAGRCGRVAAGVCIRLYDEQDYLLRPKFTEPEILRSSLASVILRMKSLHLADVETFPFIEPPLGRAIADGYQLLQELGAVDDENRLTKLGRELARLPLDPRVGRMILAAKDNVCLMEVLIIAAALSVQDPRDRPMEAQAAADNAHKKFVDEKSEFQSYLKIWKWFEDAIAHKKSNRLLQEECRTSFLSQLRLREWRDVHSQLLTIVREQGWRLNEAPATYEQLHTALLTGLLGNIGFKSEEEQHYIGARAIKFHIWPGSSLIKKAGKWIMAAELVDTTRLYARCIAQIQPEWLERVAGHLLKKSYGEPRWEKRTAQVSAYERATLYGLVVYSQRRIQYGLINPADAREIFIRDALVGGDFDTRAPFFAHNNKLIREIENLEHKSRRLDVLVDDELIAAFYDKIIPADIHNGISFEKWHKEATAKEPKLLYLNRDDLMRHEAAGVTTELFPKMMNVAGVEMLLSYHFEPGTPRDGVTLTVPLYALNQVSADRCEWLVPGMLKEKVHLLIKSLPQKLRRHCVPLPDYAAGFCDRAQTAHAFGKGSLLDAVIADVREQTGIATKTTDYKLETLSSHQFMNFKIIDEHGRQLEMGRNLGTLRSEFGGQARESFQRIAEQTAMPLAAGLLGQSTGVGKASAIAVKAQASTPAAATQSGKATQVAGKAASATTHQNLTSWTFGELPELLEIQQGRQTLIGFPALVDKSTHCDLEVFDDPAEAARVHRIGLRRLLALQLKEQLKYLEKNIPGLQQMGMQFMALGSQEELREQIINAGLERACLLEPLPKNAEEFNARKDEGKSRLGLLVNEIARLLGLILSEYHGLPKKLQTVKAHAQAVTDIQSQLQGLVSKRFLAETGYSNLTHFPRYLKAINVRIDKLRADPARDARAMSEWQQVAAPWQRALKERHGDPKMTEFRWLLEELRVSLYAQELRTPMPVSAKRLQKVWETMQR
- the dcd gene encoding deoxycytidine triphosphate deaminase (dCTP deaminase) (Evidence 2b : Function of strongly homologous gene; PubMedId : 92380941, 94209217, 1324907; Product type e : enzyme), which produces MTIKSDKWIRRMAQETGMIEPFEPGQVRQSNGQKIVSYGTSSYGYDIRCADEFKIFTNINSTIVDPKNFDENSFVDVKSDVCIIPPNSFALARTIEYFRIPRNVLTICLGKSTYARCGIIVNVTPFEPEWEGYVTLEFSNTTPLPAKIYAGEGCAQVLFFESDEVCEVSYKDRGGKYQGQHGVTLPKA
- a CDS encoding conserved hypothetical protein; putative membrane protein (Evidence 4 : Homologs of previously reported genes of unknown function) gives rise to the protein MMGKNRVEAFSDGVIAILITIMVLELKIPHGESLDALKSLIPVFLSYVLSFAYLGIYWNNHHHMLHTCEKVTGAMLWANLHLLFWLSLIPFVTGWMGENHFGPMPSAIYGVVLLMSALAYWILERLIIASQGPQSLLKRAVGKDWKGKLSPVLYAMAIPAAFWLEWLSISLYVLVAIMWLVPDKRIERVLEHRE
- the tal gene encoding transaldolase (Evidence 2a : Function of homologous gene experimentally demonstrated in an other organism; PubMedId : 8332529, 92334977, 11298760, 7592346, 8805555, 9007983, 9298646; Product type e : enzyme); this encodes MNQLEQLKQYTTIVADTGDFQSIKAFTPQDATTNPSLILKAVQKDEYRPIMEKIAREHAGKSTAQIVDHLLVAFGTEILKIIPGRVSTETDARLSFDTAGSIAKGRELIRLYEAAGISRERVLIKIASTWEGIRAAEVLEKEGIHCNLTLLFSLPQAIACADAKVQLISPFVGRIYDWYKKSTGTDYTGADDPGVQSVKRIYTYYRKFGYQTEVMGASFRNTSQIIELAGCDLLTISPELLQKLAESDATLTRKLSPEAAKNSDLEKLTLDEKTFRSMLNDDAMATEKLAEGIRAFCVDAVKLDKLIEALR